One segment of Candidatus Eisenbacteria bacterium DNA contains the following:
- the eno gene encoding phosphopyruvate hydratase: MTLIADLHAREILDSRGNPTLEVECVLDSGGFGRAMVPSGASTGEHEAVELRDGDPKRYLGKGVTRAVANVNEIIGPELLDMDALDQQLIDQVLIELDGTPNKANLGANAVLGASLAAARAAADAVGLPLYRYLGGARARLLPTPMMNVLNGGSHADNNVDIQEFMIVPAGAPTFREALRVAAEIFHHLKKVLKGKGLNTSVGDEGGFAPDLKSNEDALRVILQAIESAGYRPGEDVWFALDPAASEFYKNGKYILAAEKDPERDAAGMVDYWAGLVDRYPILSIEDGLAEDDWDGWKLMTERLGDQIQIVGDDLFVTNVERLRRGIESGCANSILIKLNQIGTLTETLDAMETASRAGYTSVVSHRSGETEDSTIADLAVATHAGQIKTGSLSRTDRIAKYNQLLRIEEELDTAARYAGLTAFPRVR, encoded by the coding sequence ATGACACTGATCGCGGATCTCCACGCGCGAGAGATCCTGGACTCGCGGGGCAACCCCACCCTGGAGGTGGAATGCGTGCTCGATTCGGGCGGCTTCGGCCGCGCGATGGTCCCCTCCGGGGCTTCCACCGGGGAACACGAGGCGGTGGAGCTCCGCGACGGCGACCCGAAGCGATACCTCGGCAAGGGCGTCACCCGGGCGGTGGCGAACGTGAACGAGATCATCGGCCCCGAGCTGCTCGACATGGACGCCCTCGACCAACAGTTAATCGATCAAGTGTTGATCGAGTTGGACGGAACGCCCAACAAGGCGAACCTGGGCGCCAACGCCGTCCTGGGCGCCTCGCTGGCGGCGGCGCGCGCGGCGGCGGACGCCGTCGGCCTCCCTCTCTATCGCTACCTGGGCGGCGCGCGGGCCCGCCTCCTGCCGACGCCGATGATGAACGTCTTGAACGGCGGCTCCCACGCCGACAACAACGTGGATATCCAGGAATTCATGATCGTCCCCGCCGGCGCGCCCACGTTCCGGGAAGCGCTCCGGGTCGCCGCGGAGATCTTTCACCACCTGAAGAAGGTGCTCAAAGGGAAAGGCCTGAACACCTCCGTCGGCGACGAGGGGGGGTTCGCGCCGGACCTGAAATCGAACGAGGACGCGCTCCGCGTGATTCTCCAGGCGATCGAAAGCGCCGGTTACCGCCCCGGCGAGGACGTCTGGTTCGCCCTCGACCCGGCGGCGAGCGAGTTCTATAAAAACGGGAAGTACATTCTCGCCGCCGAGAAAGACCCGGAACGGGACGCGGCGGGGATGGTGGACTACTGGGCCGGCCTGGTCGACCGCTACCCGATCCTCTCCATCGAGGACGGCCTCGCCGAGGACGACTGGGATGGCTGGAAGCTGATGACGGAGCGACTCGGCGACCAAATCCAGATCGTCGGCGACGATCTCTTCGTGACCAACGTGGAGCGGCTCCGGCGTGGAATCGAGAGCGGTTGCGCCAACTCGATCCTGATCAAGCTGAACCAGATCGGAACGCTCACGGAGACACTGGACGCGATGGAGACGGCGAGCCGCGCCGGTTACACGTCGGTGGTCTCGCATCGGAGCGGCGAAACGGAGGACTCCACCATCGCCGATCTGGCGGTGGCGACCCACGCCGGGCAGATCAAAACCGGTTCT